From the genome of Mycteria americana isolate JAX WOST 10 ecotype Jacksonville Zoo and Gardens chromosome 12, USCA_MyAme_1.0, whole genome shotgun sequence, one region includes:
- the LOC142415930 gene encoding acyl-coenzyme A synthetase ACSM4, mitochondrial-like: MKLLFKLQTLKSLWTLKPPNRTFHGHPRLLASDVYSQYESIRRGEQEIPKYFNFASDVLDKWSDIEKAGKRPSNPAFWWINGKGEEVKWSFEELGFLSRKAANVLTKVCGLQKGDRIVVILPRVPEWWLVNVACMRAGIVLIPGISQLSAKDILYRLQASKATCIITNDTLAPAVDSVASECQFLKTKLIVSKGSREGWLNFTDLYKNQSADHSCVKTRIQDSMSIFFTSGTTGSPKMTEHSQGSLGFRPLLSERYWLDLTPSDTIWSTADTGWILASLASVFEPWVFGSCIFIHQLPQIESATILNTLCRFPIDTLVGAPTLFRMLVQNDLSNYKFMNLKHCMSGGEPLNPEVMEQWKSKTGLDIHEVYGQTETGVICSVFKGMKIKPGSMGKAAPLYDVQIIDKNANILPPGQQGEIAVRSKPIRPLGLFSEYVDNPKKTAESERGDFYVTGDRGTMDEDGYFQFIGRDDDIIISSGYRIGPFEVESALIEHPAVAETAVVSSPDPLRGEVVKAFVVLSPTFSSSDLESLTCDLQEHVKKTTAPYKYPRKVEFVQELPKTVTGKIKRNELRNKEWGQM; encoded by the exons ATGAAGTTGTTGTTTAAATTACAGACTCTAAAATCCTTGTGGACTCTGAAGCCTCCTAATAGAACTTTCCATGGACACCCCAGGCTGCTTGCCTCTGATGTATATTCACAGTACGAGTCCATCAGGCGGGGCGAACAGGAAATACCAAAGTACTTTAACTTTGCAAGTGATGTACTGGACAAATGGTCTGACATTGAAAAG GCTGGAAAGAGACCATCAAACCCTGCCTTTTGGTGGataaatggaaaaggagaagaagtgAAGTGGAGCTTTGAGGAGCTGGGGTTCCTGTCTCGGAAAGCGGCCAATGTGCTGACTAAAGTATGTGGGCTGCAGAAGGGGGACAGAATTGTTGTGATCCTGCCGCGAGTCCCAGAATGGTGGCTGGTGAATGTGGCTTGCATGCGAGCAG GAATTGTCTTAATTCCAGGAATATCCCAATTGTCAGCCAAAGACATATTATATCGACTCCAGGCGTCAAAGGCCACATGCATCATTACCAATGACACACTGGCTCCTGCCGTGGACTCGGTGGCGTCTGAGTGTCAGTTTCTGAAAACCAAGCTAATCGTGTCCAAAGGCAGTAGGGAGGGATGGCTGAACTTCACTGACCTGTACAA aaaccaaTCTGCTGACCATTCCTGCGTCAAAACAAGGATTCAAGACTCAATGAGTATCTTCTTTACCAGTGGAACCACAGGTTCTCCAAAGATGACTGAACATTCCCAGGGTAGTCTGGGTTTCAGACCCCTTTTAAGTGAAAG GTACTGGTTGGATTTGACTCCCTCAGACACGATATGGAGCACAGCAGACACAGGATGGATACTAGCTTCACTGGCATCTGTTTTTGAACCCTGGGTTTTCGGATCATGCATTTTTATACATCAGCTACCACAGATTGAATCAGCAACCATCctaaat ACTCTCTGCAGATTCCCCATTGACACGCTGGTTGGTGCTCCAACGTTGTTCCGCATGCTGGTGCAAAATGATCTCTCCAA CTACAAATTCATGAACCTGAAGCACTGCATGAGTGGAGGGGAGCCACTCAACCCAGAAGTCATGGAGCAGTGGAAAAGCAAGACGGGGCTGGACATCCATGAAGTATATGGCCAGACTGAAACG GGAGTAatctgctctgtttttaaaggaatgaagATTAAACCTGGATCAATGGGGAAGGCAGCTCCCCTTTATGATGTGCAG ATCATAGACAAAAATGCTAATATTCTGCCTCCGGGACAACAGGGGGAAATTGCTGTCAGAAGCAAACCTATAAGACCACTTGGTTTATTCTCTGAATATGTA GATAACCctaagaaaactgcagaaagtgaACGTGGGGATTTTTATGTCACTGGAGACAGAGGGACTATGGATGAAGATGGATATTTTCAGTTTATTGGAAGAGACGATGACATCATCATTTCTTCAGG ATATCGCATTGGGCCATTTGAAGTAGAGAGTGCCCTGATAGAGCACCCAGCAGTAGCAGAAACAGCTGTTGTCAGCAGCCCAGATCCCCTCAGAGGAGAG GTTGTGAAAGCATTTGTGGTCCTGTCCCCGACCTTTTCATCCAGTGACCTGGAGAGCTTAACCTGTGACTTGCAGGAGCACGTCAAGAAAACTACTGCACCATATAAATACCCTAGGAAG gtgGAATTTGTCCAAGAGCTGCCAAAGACAGTCACTGGGAAGATCAAGAGGAACGAATTAAGAAACAAAGAGTGGGGACAGATGTAG